A stretch of the Medicago truncatula cultivar Jemalong A17 chromosome 5, MtrunA17r5.0-ANR, whole genome shotgun sequence genome encodes the following:
- the LOC11412868 gene encoding uncharacterized protein: MTSIVVQIWRWFLQPKVWRFVGFASSIVGLLCYALSSSFNYLFGDWNLLKIFLYSVFSFIISLMILFAKMWQPSRSIRFKAHTAYLVLTITSLYSFFFDKVVNGKPDAYSLISCASFAIMSLSLSTQTECGFEFDLLYFFLGCLIVQLMKIKLPLFILGAGFSYLIIVLRYSLSPMDVDFVHNEHTTSLSDEDFVDNEHTTSLPDEDSVTIIDFHSPSSQLASTDIGSSMGEQLGHYEKALQQENSHLVEIKEEPDNKEENNEFDSRMVQSFDMLNLYSNRTGGLTQRKRKRKKKRRRKNKKKHASAPLLEMVKAYQTYYSNMPSYHHFQSMEENPNACVIC; encoded by the coding sequence ATGACGTCCATTGTTGTTCAAATTTGGAGATGGTTCTTGCAGCCAAAGGTATGGAGATTTGTGGGCTTTGCTTCATCTATTGTTGGACTACTTTGTTATGCTCTTAGCTCTTCCTTCAACTATCTATTTGGAGATTGGAATCTGTTGAAGATTTTCCTTTACAGCGTTTTCAGTTTCATCATCAGCCTCAtgattttatttgcaaaaaTGTGGCAACCCTCAAGAAGTATTCGATTCAAAGCACACACAGCATATTTGGTATTAACAATCACTTCGttatattcatttttctttgataaagtGGTGAATGGAAAACCAGATGCATATAGCCTCATTTCTTGTGCTTCCTTTGCTATCATGTCACTTAGTTTGTCGACGCAAACTGAGTGCGGATTTGAATTCGATCTTCTTTACTTTTTCCTTGGATGTCTAATTGTCCAACTCATGAAGATTAAACTGCCCTTATTCATTCTTGGAGCGGGTTTCAGCTACCTGATTATTGTTCTTCGCTATTCACTCTCTCCTATGGATGTTGATTTCGTACATAACGAACATACTACTAGTCTCTCGGATGAAGATTTCGTAGATAACGAACATACTACTAGTCTCCCGGATGAAGATTCCGTAACTATTATTGACTTCCATTCACCTTCATCACAGTTGGCTAGTACCGACATTGGTAGTAGTATGGGCGAACAACTCGGTCATTATGAGAAGGCGCTTCAACAAGAAAATTCACATCTGGTTGAAATTAAGGAAGAACCAGATAATAAAGAAGAGAATAATGAGTTCGATTCCCGGATGGTACAATCCTTTGACATGCTTAACTTATATTCTAACCGAACCGGAGGGCTaacacaaagaaaaagaaaaagaaaaaagaagagaagaagaaaaaataagaaaaagcatGCCTCTGCCCCTCTTTTAGAGATGGTGAAAGCTTACCAGACATATTATTCTAACATGCCCTCATATCACCATTTTCAAAGCATGGAAGAGAATCCCAATGCTTGTGTTATTTGTTAA